A window of Puntigrus tetrazona isolate hp1 chromosome 11, ASM1883169v1, whole genome shotgun sequence contains these coding sequences:
- the atp2b4 gene encoding plasma membrane calcium-transporting ATPase 4 isoform X3 — MANNTADHPPGNSVAEVDHEGDFGCTMMQLRELMELRSGEAVNKIAECYGDVQGICRRLKTSPIEGLSGNPADLEKRHASFGKNFIPPKKPKTFLQLVWEALQDVTLIILEVAAIISLGLSFYHPQGEGNDSCGQASGGVEDEGEAQAGWIEGAAILFSVIIVVLVTAFNDWSKEKQFRGLQSRIEQEQKFTVIRKGQVIQIPVAEIVVGDIAQIKYGDLLPADGILIQGNDLKIDESSLTGESDQVRKSLEKDPMLLSGTHVMEGSGRMVVSAVGLNSQTGIIFTLLGAGGEDEEKKVKKAKTQDGIALEIQPLKSEEGVESEEKEEKEEKEKKKVNVTKKEKSVLQGKLTRLAVQIGKAGLIMSAVTVIILILYFVIDTFGVQGHEWTAECTPIYIQYFVKFFIIGVTVLVVAVPEGLPLAVTISLAYSVKKMMKDNNLVRHLDACETMGNATAICSDKTGTLTMNRMTVVQAYIGDTHYKSIPEPEAVNSETLELLVNSISINSAYTTKILPSEKEGGLPRHVGNKTECALLGLVLDLKRDYQPIRDEVPEEKLYKVYTFNSSRKSMSTVLKNATGPGFRMYSKGASEIVLRKCSHILDASGQPRVFKAKDRDEMVRKVIEPMACDGLRTICVAMRDFTTEPDWDNEADILNDLTCICVVGIEDPVRPEVPEAISKCQRAGITVRMVTGDNINTARAIATKCGILQPGEDFLCLEGKDFNQQIRNDKGEVEQERLDKVWPKLRVLARSSPTDKHTLVKGIIDSTVGETRQVVAVTGDGTNDGPALKKADVGFAMGIAGTDVAKEASDIILTDDNFTSIVKAVMWGRNVYDSISKFLQFQLTVNVVAVIVAFTGACITQDSPLKAVQMLWVNLIMDTLASLALATEPPTESLLLRKPYGRDKPLISRTMMKNILGHAVYQLIITFTLLFAGEKFFNIDSGRNAPLHSPPSEHYTIIFNVFVMMQLFNEINARKIHGERNVFEGIYRNPIFCSVVLGTFALQIIIVQFGGKPFSCTALTIDQWLWCVFIGVGELLWGQFISAVPTHRLKFLKEAGHGIPKEDIPEEVLTEGADEIDHAEMELRRGQILWFRGLNRIQTQIKVVNAFRSSLYEGLEKPESRSSIHNFMSHPEFVPLSEEEPRVPTIDEGCVEIENLPSSSRNGGGGEPPGRSLHSHEFSV, encoded by the exons ATGGCTAACAACACTGCGGACCACCCGCCCGGGAACTCGGTCGCTGAGGTCGACCATGAAGGGGATTTTGGCTGCACGATGATGCAGCTCCGCGAGCTGATGGAGCTCCGCAGTGGCGAGGCGGTCAACAAGATTGCAGAATGTTATGGAGATGTGCAAGGGATCTGCCGCAGGCTCAAGACCTCACCTATCGAGG GACTCTCTGGTAACCCTGCTGATTTGGAAAAGCGTCATGCATCGTTTGGTAAAAACTTCATCCCCCCCAAGAAGCCCAAGACCTTTCTGCAGTTGGTATGGGAGGCCCTGCAGGATGTCACCCTCATTATTCTGGAGGTGGCAGCCATTATTTCTCTCGGCCTGTCCTTCTACCACCCTCAGGGGGAAGGCAATGACA GCTGCGGCCAAGCGTCCGGGGGTGTTGAGGATGAGGGAGAGGCCCAGGCAGGCTGGATCGAAGGTGCTGCCATCTTGTTCTCAGTCATTATCGTGGTGCTGGTGACCGCCTTCAACGATTGGAGTAAAGAAAAGCAGTTCCGTGGGCTGCAGAGTCGCATCGAGCAGGAACAGAAGTTCACCGTCATTCGCAAGGGTCAGGTCATCCAGATCCCAGTGGCTGAAATCGTTGTGGGAGACATTGCACAAATCAAATACG GTGACCTCCTCCCAGCTGATGGTATCTTGATCCAGGGTAACGACCTGAAGATTGATGAAAGCTCACTGACTGGGGAGTCTGATCAGGTCCGTAAATCCCTGGAGAAGGACCCCATGCTCCTTTCTG GAACTCATGTGATGGAGGGATCTGGCCGAATGGTGGTCTCTGCCGTGGGCCTGAACTCTCAGACTGGAATCATTTTCACCCTCTTGGGCGCCGGCGGTGAGGATGAGGAGAAGAAGGTGAAGAAAG CTAAGACCCAGGATGGCATTGCTCTGGAGATCCAACCGCTGAAGAGCGAGGAAGGTGTTGAGtcagaggagaaggaggagaaagaagaaaaggagaaaaagaaggTCAACGtcaccaaaaaagaaaagtcgGTGCTGCAGGGCAAGCTGACCAGGCTAGCTGTTCAGATTGGAAAAGCAG GTCTCATCATGTCTGCAGTGACcgtcatcatcctcatcctgtACTTTGTCATTGATACATTCGGTGTCCAGGGCCATGAGTGGACGGCAGAGTGCACTCCAATCTACATTCAGTACTTTGTGAAGTTTTTCATTATTGGTGTGACCGTGCTGGTGGTAGCGGTGCCTGAGGGGCTGCCTCTGGCTGTCACTATCTCTCTGGCTTATTCCGTGAAG AAAATGATGAAAGATAACAACCTTGTAAGGCACCTGGATGCTTGTGAGACCATGGGTAATGCCACGGCCATCTGCTCTGACAAAACCGGAACGCTGACTATGAATCGAATGACGGTGGTACAGGCTTACATAGGTGACACACACTATAAAAGCATTCCTGAACCAGAAGCTGTTAATTCAGAGACTCTGGAGCTACTGGTGAACAGCATCTCTATAAACTCGGCCTACACCACCAAGATCCTG CCGTCAGAGAAGGAGGGAGGTCTGCCAAGGCATGTGGGTAATAAGACAGAGTGTGCCCTTCTTGGTCTGGTTTTGGACCTGAAGAGAGACTATCAGCCTATCAGAGATGAAGTTCCTGAGGAAAAACTTTATAAAGTTTACACGTTCAACTCCTCCCGAAAGAGCATGAGTACCGTGCTAAAGAACGCCACTGGTCCCGGCTTCCGAATGTACAGCAAGGGCGCCTCCGAGATTGTCCTGCGCAA GTGTTCCCATATCCTTGATGCTTCAGGCCAGCCACGTGTCTTCAAGGCCAAAGATCGGGATGAGATGGTGAGGAAAGTGATCGAGCCAATGGCCTGTGACGGGTTAAGGACCATTTGCGTAGCCATGAGGGACTTCACAACAGAGCCAGACTGGGACAACGAGGCTGACATTCTGAATGACCTGACCTGCATCTGTGTCGTGGGCATCGAAGACCCTGTTCGCCCTGAG GTTCCTGAGGCTATCTCTAAATGTCAGCGAGCAGGCATCACTGTCCGTATGGTCACCGGAGACAACATCAACACTGCCCGTGCCATTGCCACCAAATGTGGAATCCTGCAGCCTGGAGAAGACTTTCTCTGCCTGGAGGGCAAAGATTTCAACCAGCAGATTCGCAATGACAAAGGAGAG GTTGAACAAGAGCGTCTTGACAAGGTCTGGCCCAAATTGCGTGTTCTGGCTCGTTCCTCCCCAACAGACAAACATACTCTGGTTAAAG GCATCATTGACAGCACAGTTGGAGAAACCAGACAGGTGGTGGCTGTGACTGGAGACGGCACTAACGACGGTCCTGCCCTTAAGAAAGCAGATGTTGGATTTGCTATG GGTATTGCAGGTACAGATGTTGCAAAGGAGGCCTCTGACATCATTCTTACTGATGACAACTTCACCAGTATTGTCAAAGCTGTGATGTGGGGGCGTAATGTCTATGACAGTATCTCCAAGTTTCTGCAGTTTCAATTGACTGTCAATGTGGTGGCTGTGATTGTTGCTTTCACTGGAGCCTGCATCACACAG GACTCTCCACTTAAAGCTGTTCAGATGTTGTGGGTAAATCTGATTATGGACACACTGGCTTCTTTGGCTCTGGCAACGGAACCCCCAACAGAATCACTCCTGCTGAGGAAACCTTACGGCCGAGACAAGCCCCTCATTTCCAGGACTATGATGAAGAACATATTGGGTCATGCTGTTTACCAACTTATCATCACATTTACTCTTCTTTTTGCTG GTGAGAAGTTCTTCAACATTGATAGTGGCCGCAATGCTCCTCTGCACTCCCCGCCATCTGAACACTACACCATAATCTTCAATGTCTTCGTTATGATGCAACTTTTCAATGAGATTAATGCCCGCAAGATCCACGGAGAGAGGAACGTGTTTGAGGGAATTTACAGGAACCCCATTTTCTGCAGTGTTGTTTTGGGAACCTTTGCTCTGCAG ATAATCATAGTGCAGTTTGGAGGGAAGCCTTTCTCTTGCACGGCCCTCACCATCGATCAGTGGCTCTGGTGTGTCTTCATAGGAGTTGGCGAGCTGCTCTGGGGCCAG TTCATCTCTGCCGTTCCCACACACCGCCTCAAGTTCCTGAAAGAGGCTGGCCACGGCATCCCCAAAGAGGACATCCCCGAGGAAGTGCTAACCGAAGGTGCGGATGAAATTGACCATGCTGAGATGGAGCTGCGCAGAGGACAGATCCTATGGTTCAGAGGACTCAACCGCATCCAGACTCAG
- the atp2b4 gene encoding plasma membrane calcium-transporting ATPase 4 isoform X1, whose amino-acid sequence MANNTADHPPGNSVAEVDHEGDFGCTMMQLRELMELRSGEAVNKIAECYGDVQGICRRLKTSPIEGLSGNPADLEKRHASFGKNFIPPKKPKTFLQLVWEALQDVTLIILEVAAIISLGLSFYHPQGEGNDSCGQASGGVEDEGEAQAGWIEGAAILFSVIIVVLVTAFNDWSKEKQFRGLQSRIEQEQKFTVIRKGQVIQIPVAEIVVGDIAQIKYGDLLPADGILIQGNDLKIDESSLTGESDQVRKSLEKDPMLLSGTHVMEGSGRMVVSAVGLNSQTGIIFTLLGAGGEDEEKKVKKGKKQGPPENRNKAKTQDGIALEIQPLKSEEGVESEEKEEKEEKEKKKVNVTKKEKSVLQGKLTRLAVQIGKAGLIMSAVTVIILILYFVIDTFGVQGHEWTAECTPIYIQYFVKFFIIGVTVLVVAVPEGLPLAVTISLAYSVKKMMKDNNLVRHLDACETMGNATAICSDKTGTLTMNRMTVVQAYIGDTHYKSIPEPEAVNSETLELLVNSISINSAYTTKILPSEKEGGLPRHVGNKTECALLGLVLDLKRDYQPIRDEVPEEKLYKVYTFNSSRKSMSTVLKNATGPGFRMYSKGASEIVLRKCSHILDASGQPRVFKAKDRDEMVRKVIEPMACDGLRTICVAMRDFTTEPDWDNEADILNDLTCICVVGIEDPVRPEVPEAISKCQRAGITVRMVTGDNINTARAIATKCGILQPGEDFLCLEGKDFNQQIRNDKGEVEQERLDKVWPKLRVLARSSPTDKHTLVKGIIDSTVGETRQVVAVTGDGTNDGPALKKADVGFAMGIAGTDVAKEASDIILTDDNFTSIVKAVMWGRNVYDSISKFLQFQLTVNVVAVIVAFTGACITQDSPLKAVQMLWVNLIMDTLASLALATEPPTESLLLRKPYGRDKPLISRTMMKNILGHAVYQLIITFTLLFAGEKFFNIDSGRNAPLHSPPSEHYTIIFNVFVMMQLFNEINARKIHGERNVFEGIYRNPIFCSVVLGTFALQIIIVQFGGKPFSCTALTIDQWLWCVFIGVGELLWGQFISAVPTHRLKFLKEAGHGIPKEDIPEEVLTEGADEIDHAEMELRRGQILWFRGLNRIQTQIKVVNAFRSSLYEGLEKPESRSSIHNFMSHPEFVPLSEEEPRVPTIDEGCVEIENLPSSSRNGGGGEPPGRSLHSHEFSV is encoded by the exons ATGGCTAACAACACTGCGGACCACCCGCCCGGGAACTCGGTCGCTGAGGTCGACCATGAAGGGGATTTTGGCTGCACGATGATGCAGCTCCGCGAGCTGATGGAGCTCCGCAGTGGCGAGGCGGTCAACAAGATTGCAGAATGTTATGGAGATGTGCAAGGGATCTGCCGCAGGCTCAAGACCTCACCTATCGAGG GACTCTCTGGTAACCCTGCTGATTTGGAAAAGCGTCATGCATCGTTTGGTAAAAACTTCATCCCCCCCAAGAAGCCCAAGACCTTTCTGCAGTTGGTATGGGAGGCCCTGCAGGATGTCACCCTCATTATTCTGGAGGTGGCAGCCATTATTTCTCTCGGCCTGTCCTTCTACCACCCTCAGGGGGAAGGCAATGACA GCTGCGGCCAAGCGTCCGGGGGTGTTGAGGATGAGGGAGAGGCCCAGGCAGGCTGGATCGAAGGTGCTGCCATCTTGTTCTCAGTCATTATCGTGGTGCTGGTGACCGCCTTCAACGATTGGAGTAAAGAAAAGCAGTTCCGTGGGCTGCAGAGTCGCATCGAGCAGGAACAGAAGTTCACCGTCATTCGCAAGGGTCAGGTCATCCAGATCCCAGTGGCTGAAATCGTTGTGGGAGACATTGCACAAATCAAATACG GTGACCTCCTCCCAGCTGATGGTATCTTGATCCAGGGTAACGACCTGAAGATTGATGAAAGCTCACTGACTGGGGAGTCTGATCAGGTCCGTAAATCCCTGGAGAAGGACCCCATGCTCCTTTCTG GAACTCATGTGATGGAGGGATCTGGCCGAATGGTGGTCTCTGCCGTGGGCCTGAACTCTCAGACTGGAATCATTTTCACCCTCTTGGGCGCCGGCGGTGAGGATGAGGAGAAGAAGGTGAAGAAAG GTAAAAAACAAGGACCCCCTGAAAATCGCAACAAAG CTAAGACCCAGGATGGCATTGCTCTGGAGATCCAACCGCTGAAGAGCGAGGAAGGTGTTGAGtcagaggagaaggaggagaaagaagaaaaggagaaaaagaaggTCAACGtcaccaaaaaagaaaagtcgGTGCTGCAGGGCAAGCTGACCAGGCTAGCTGTTCAGATTGGAAAAGCAG GTCTCATCATGTCTGCAGTGACcgtcatcatcctcatcctgtACTTTGTCATTGATACATTCGGTGTCCAGGGCCATGAGTGGACGGCAGAGTGCACTCCAATCTACATTCAGTACTTTGTGAAGTTTTTCATTATTGGTGTGACCGTGCTGGTGGTAGCGGTGCCTGAGGGGCTGCCTCTGGCTGTCACTATCTCTCTGGCTTATTCCGTGAAG AAAATGATGAAAGATAACAACCTTGTAAGGCACCTGGATGCTTGTGAGACCATGGGTAATGCCACGGCCATCTGCTCTGACAAAACCGGAACGCTGACTATGAATCGAATGACGGTGGTACAGGCTTACATAGGTGACACACACTATAAAAGCATTCCTGAACCAGAAGCTGTTAATTCAGAGACTCTGGAGCTACTGGTGAACAGCATCTCTATAAACTCGGCCTACACCACCAAGATCCTG CCGTCAGAGAAGGAGGGAGGTCTGCCAAGGCATGTGGGTAATAAGACAGAGTGTGCCCTTCTTGGTCTGGTTTTGGACCTGAAGAGAGACTATCAGCCTATCAGAGATGAAGTTCCTGAGGAAAAACTTTATAAAGTTTACACGTTCAACTCCTCCCGAAAGAGCATGAGTACCGTGCTAAAGAACGCCACTGGTCCCGGCTTCCGAATGTACAGCAAGGGCGCCTCCGAGATTGTCCTGCGCAA GTGTTCCCATATCCTTGATGCTTCAGGCCAGCCACGTGTCTTCAAGGCCAAAGATCGGGATGAGATGGTGAGGAAAGTGATCGAGCCAATGGCCTGTGACGGGTTAAGGACCATTTGCGTAGCCATGAGGGACTTCACAACAGAGCCAGACTGGGACAACGAGGCTGACATTCTGAATGACCTGACCTGCATCTGTGTCGTGGGCATCGAAGACCCTGTTCGCCCTGAG GTTCCTGAGGCTATCTCTAAATGTCAGCGAGCAGGCATCACTGTCCGTATGGTCACCGGAGACAACATCAACACTGCCCGTGCCATTGCCACCAAATGTGGAATCCTGCAGCCTGGAGAAGACTTTCTCTGCCTGGAGGGCAAAGATTTCAACCAGCAGATTCGCAATGACAAAGGAGAG GTTGAACAAGAGCGTCTTGACAAGGTCTGGCCCAAATTGCGTGTTCTGGCTCGTTCCTCCCCAACAGACAAACATACTCTGGTTAAAG GCATCATTGACAGCACAGTTGGAGAAACCAGACAGGTGGTGGCTGTGACTGGAGACGGCACTAACGACGGTCCTGCCCTTAAGAAAGCAGATGTTGGATTTGCTATG GGTATTGCAGGTACAGATGTTGCAAAGGAGGCCTCTGACATCATTCTTACTGATGACAACTTCACCAGTATTGTCAAAGCTGTGATGTGGGGGCGTAATGTCTATGACAGTATCTCCAAGTTTCTGCAGTTTCAATTGACTGTCAATGTGGTGGCTGTGATTGTTGCTTTCACTGGAGCCTGCATCACACAG GACTCTCCACTTAAAGCTGTTCAGATGTTGTGGGTAAATCTGATTATGGACACACTGGCTTCTTTGGCTCTGGCAACGGAACCCCCAACAGAATCACTCCTGCTGAGGAAACCTTACGGCCGAGACAAGCCCCTCATTTCCAGGACTATGATGAAGAACATATTGGGTCATGCTGTTTACCAACTTATCATCACATTTACTCTTCTTTTTGCTG GTGAGAAGTTCTTCAACATTGATAGTGGCCGCAATGCTCCTCTGCACTCCCCGCCATCTGAACACTACACCATAATCTTCAATGTCTTCGTTATGATGCAACTTTTCAATGAGATTAATGCCCGCAAGATCCACGGAGAGAGGAACGTGTTTGAGGGAATTTACAGGAACCCCATTTTCTGCAGTGTTGTTTTGGGAACCTTTGCTCTGCAG ATAATCATAGTGCAGTTTGGAGGGAAGCCTTTCTCTTGCACGGCCCTCACCATCGATCAGTGGCTCTGGTGTGTCTTCATAGGAGTTGGCGAGCTGCTCTGGGGCCAG TTCATCTCTGCCGTTCCCACACACCGCCTCAAGTTCCTGAAAGAGGCTGGCCACGGCATCCCCAAAGAGGACATCCCCGAGGAAGTGCTAACCGAAGGTGCGGATGAAATTGACCATGCTGAGATGGAGCTGCGCAGAGGACAGATCCTATGGTTCAGAGGACTCAACCGCATCCAGACTCAG
- the atp2b4 gene encoding plasma membrane calcium-transporting ATPase 4 isoform X5 — translation MANNTADHPPGNSVAEVDHEGDFGCTMMQLRELMELRSGEAVNKIAECYGDVQGICRRLKTSPIEGLSGNPADLEKRHASFGKNFIPPKKPKTFLQLVWEALQDVTLIILEVAAIISLGLSFYHPQGEGNDSCGQASGGVEDEGEAQAGWIEGAAILFSVIIVVLVTAFNDWSKEKQFRGLQSRIEQEQKFTVIRKGQVIQIPVAEIVVGDIAQIKYGDLLPADGILIQGNDLKIDESSLTGESDQVRKSLEKDPMLLSGTHVMEGSGRMVVSAVGLNSQTGIIFTLLGAGGEDEEKKVKKGKKQGPPENRNKAKTQDGIALEIQPLKSEEGVESEEKEEKEEKEKKKVNVTKKEKSVLQGKLTRLAVQIGKAGLIMSAVTVIILILYFVIDTFGVQGHEWTAECTPIYIQYFVKFFIIGVTVLVVAVPEGLPLAVTISLAYSVKKMMKDNNLVRHLDACETMGNATAICSDKTGTLTMNRMTVVQAYIGDTHYKSIPEPEAVNSETLELLVNSISINSAYTTKILPSEKEGGLPRHVGNKTECALLGLVLDLKRDYQPIRDEVPEEKLYKVYTFNSSRKSMSTVLKNATGPGFRMYSKGASEIVLRKCSHILDASGQPRVFKAKDRDEMVRKVIEPMACDGLRTICVAMRDFTTEPDWDNEADILNDLTCICVVGIEDPVRPEVPEAISKCQRAGITVRMVTGDNINTARAIATKCGILQPGEDFLCLEGKDFNQQIRNDKGEVEQERLDKVWPKLRVLARSSPTDKHTLVKGIIDSTVGETRQVVAVTGDGTNDGPALKKADVGFAMGIAGTDVAKEASDIILTDDNFTSIVKAVMWGRNVYDSISKFLQFQLTVNVVAVIVAFTGACITQDSPLKAVQMLWVNLIMDTLASLALATEPPTESLLLRKPYGRDKPLISRTMMKNILGHAVYQLIITFTLLFAGEKFFNIDSGRNAPLHSPPSEHYTIIFNVFVMMQLFNEINARKIHGERNVFEGIYRNPIFCSVVLGTFALQVAVSTVCAAIFAPTTQSNPNTL, via the exons ATGGCTAACAACACTGCGGACCACCCGCCCGGGAACTCGGTCGCTGAGGTCGACCATGAAGGGGATTTTGGCTGCACGATGATGCAGCTCCGCGAGCTGATGGAGCTCCGCAGTGGCGAGGCGGTCAACAAGATTGCAGAATGTTATGGAGATGTGCAAGGGATCTGCCGCAGGCTCAAGACCTCACCTATCGAGG GACTCTCTGGTAACCCTGCTGATTTGGAAAAGCGTCATGCATCGTTTGGTAAAAACTTCATCCCCCCCAAGAAGCCCAAGACCTTTCTGCAGTTGGTATGGGAGGCCCTGCAGGATGTCACCCTCATTATTCTGGAGGTGGCAGCCATTATTTCTCTCGGCCTGTCCTTCTACCACCCTCAGGGGGAAGGCAATGACA GCTGCGGCCAAGCGTCCGGGGGTGTTGAGGATGAGGGAGAGGCCCAGGCAGGCTGGATCGAAGGTGCTGCCATCTTGTTCTCAGTCATTATCGTGGTGCTGGTGACCGCCTTCAACGATTGGAGTAAAGAAAAGCAGTTCCGTGGGCTGCAGAGTCGCATCGAGCAGGAACAGAAGTTCACCGTCATTCGCAAGGGTCAGGTCATCCAGATCCCAGTGGCTGAAATCGTTGTGGGAGACATTGCACAAATCAAATACG GTGACCTCCTCCCAGCTGATGGTATCTTGATCCAGGGTAACGACCTGAAGATTGATGAAAGCTCACTGACTGGGGAGTCTGATCAGGTCCGTAAATCCCTGGAGAAGGACCCCATGCTCCTTTCTG GAACTCATGTGATGGAGGGATCTGGCCGAATGGTGGTCTCTGCCGTGGGCCTGAACTCTCAGACTGGAATCATTTTCACCCTCTTGGGCGCCGGCGGTGAGGATGAGGAGAAGAAGGTGAAGAAAG GTAAAAAACAAGGACCCCCTGAAAATCGCAACAAAG CTAAGACCCAGGATGGCATTGCTCTGGAGATCCAACCGCTGAAGAGCGAGGAAGGTGTTGAGtcagaggagaaggaggagaaagaagaaaaggagaaaaagaaggTCAACGtcaccaaaaaagaaaagtcgGTGCTGCAGGGCAAGCTGACCAGGCTAGCTGTTCAGATTGGAAAAGCAG GTCTCATCATGTCTGCAGTGACcgtcatcatcctcatcctgtACTTTGTCATTGATACATTCGGTGTCCAGGGCCATGAGTGGACGGCAGAGTGCACTCCAATCTACATTCAGTACTTTGTGAAGTTTTTCATTATTGGTGTGACCGTGCTGGTGGTAGCGGTGCCTGAGGGGCTGCCTCTGGCTGTCACTATCTCTCTGGCTTATTCCGTGAAG AAAATGATGAAAGATAACAACCTTGTAAGGCACCTGGATGCTTGTGAGACCATGGGTAATGCCACGGCCATCTGCTCTGACAAAACCGGAACGCTGACTATGAATCGAATGACGGTGGTACAGGCTTACATAGGTGACACACACTATAAAAGCATTCCTGAACCAGAAGCTGTTAATTCAGAGACTCTGGAGCTACTGGTGAACAGCATCTCTATAAACTCGGCCTACACCACCAAGATCCTG CCGTCAGAGAAGGAGGGAGGTCTGCCAAGGCATGTGGGTAATAAGACAGAGTGTGCCCTTCTTGGTCTGGTTTTGGACCTGAAGAGAGACTATCAGCCTATCAGAGATGAAGTTCCTGAGGAAAAACTTTATAAAGTTTACACGTTCAACTCCTCCCGAAAGAGCATGAGTACCGTGCTAAAGAACGCCACTGGTCCCGGCTTCCGAATGTACAGCAAGGGCGCCTCCGAGATTGTCCTGCGCAA GTGTTCCCATATCCTTGATGCTTCAGGCCAGCCACGTGTCTTCAAGGCCAAAGATCGGGATGAGATGGTGAGGAAAGTGATCGAGCCAATGGCCTGTGACGGGTTAAGGACCATTTGCGTAGCCATGAGGGACTTCACAACAGAGCCAGACTGGGACAACGAGGCTGACATTCTGAATGACCTGACCTGCATCTGTGTCGTGGGCATCGAAGACCCTGTTCGCCCTGAG GTTCCTGAGGCTATCTCTAAATGTCAGCGAGCAGGCATCACTGTCCGTATGGTCACCGGAGACAACATCAACACTGCCCGTGCCATTGCCACCAAATGTGGAATCCTGCAGCCTGGAGAAGACTTTCTCTGCCTGGAGGGCAAAGATTTCAACCAGCAGATTCGCAATGACAAAGGAGAG GTTGAACAAGAGCGTCTTGACAAGGTCTGGCCCAAATTGCGTGTTCTGGCTCGTTCCTCCCCAACAGACAAACATACTCTGGTTAAAG GCATCATTGACAGCACAGTTGGAGAAACCAGACAGGTGGTGGCTGTGACTGGAGACGGCACTAACGACGGTCCTGCCCTTAAGAAAGCAGATGTTGGATTTGCTATG GGTATTGCAGGTACAGATGTTGCAAAGGAGGCCTCTGACATCATTCTTACTGATGACAACTTCACCAGTATTGTCAAAGCTGTGATGTGGGGGCGTAATGTCTATGACAGTATCTCCAAGTTTCTGCAGTTTCAATTGACTGTCAATGTGGTGGCTGTGATTGTTGCTTTCACTGGAGCCTGCATCACACAG GACTCTCCACTTAAAGCTGTTCAGATGTTGTGGGTAAATCTGATTATGGACACACTGGCTTCTTTGGCTCTGGCAACGGAACCCCCAACAGAATCACTCCTGCTGAGGAAACCTTACGGCCGAGACAAGCCCCTCATTTCCAGGACTATGATGAAGAACATATTGGGTCATGCTGTTTACCAACTTATCATCACATTTACTCTTCTTTTTGCTG GTGAGAAGTTCTTCAACATTGATAGTGGCCGCAATGCTCCTCTGCACTCCCCGCCATCTGAACACTACACCATAATCTTCAATGTCTTCGTTATGATGCAACTTTTCAATGAGATTAATGCCCGCAAGATCCACGGAGAGAGGAACGTGTTTGAGGGAATTTACAGGAACCCCATTTTCTGCAGTGTTGTTTTGGGAACCTTTGCTCTGCAG GTTGCTGTTTCTACTGTTTGTGCAGCTATTTTTGCTCCAACTACACAAAGTAATCCAAACACCCTTTAA